The Ruegeria sp. YS9 genome contains a region encoding:
- a CDS encoding TRAP transporter substrate-binding protein, which produces MEIGRKLSGISRRDFFRVAGRYGMSSTLLAAGGFGGAMSLANLAQAAESTYEKRFSKEPKHTLKFGASGFNTRNLLIERAGAIEFARDLEERTDGEIRIEFIGDNQICGQLSCVEKTQQGIVDIYAASTQNSAGGAPYLNVLDYAYMFPSRAAQYHFFYSPASQRILRDPLEKRHGLKFLFTHCELRGLQMGSTFADKPTVTKLEELFGTKNRVTGTQLGRIAMQLLNLNPVPVAWEETLDALKTGLIDGAETWASAVAYANMAPVVSQSVNLKFFCGTEHTSMSAKVFDGLGGELQDAVMESSYFTQALIQGANEAALLNTVGFSDPQLPHTIFAENGVRPAFLPEDQIKLAEEMCAPNYNPEPWAQWRERLNKWAGGIDTYQEIYDIAREIPADTLPENVEPRRWWKGEA; this is translated from the coding sequence ATGGAGATTGGTCGGAAACTGAGTGGTATTTCGCGGCGGGATTTTTTCCGGGTGGCGGGGCGCTATGGCATGAGCTCGACGCTGCTTGCAGCAGGAGGGTTTGGCGGGGCGATGAGCCTGGCCAACCTGGCGCAGGCGGCGGAATCCACTTATGAAAAACGCTTTTCGAAAGAACCGAAGCACACGTTGAAATTTGGTGCGTCGGGCTTCAACACCCGCAACCTGCTGATCGAGCGCGCCGGCGCCATCGAATTCGCACGCGATCTGGAAGAACGGACCGATGGCGAGATTCGGATCGAGTTCATCGGCGACAACCAGATTTGCGGACAACTGAGCTGTGTTGAAAAAACCCAGCAGGGAATCGTCGATATCTACGCGGCCTCGACCCAGAATTCGGCCGGCGGTGCGCCTTATCTGAACGTTCTGGACTATGCCTACATGTTCCCCAGCCGGGCGGCGCAGTATCATTTCTTCTACAGCCCCGCCAGCCAGCGCATCCTGCGCGACCCGCTGGAAAAGCGGCACGGGCTGAAATTCCTGTTCACCCATTGTGAACTGCGCGGTCTGCAAATGGGCTCGACCTTTGCCGACAAGCCGACCGTCACCAAGCTGGAAGAGTTGTTCGGCACCAAGAACCGCGTGACGGGCACGCAGCTTGGCCGGATCGCGATGCAACTACTGAACCTGAACCCAGTGCCGGTGGCATGGGAAGAAACGCTGGATGCGCTCAAGACCGGTCTGATCGACGGTGCGGAAACCTGGGCTTCGGCGGTGGCATATGCGAACATGGCGCCTGTGGTCTCGCAATCGGTGAACCTGAAGTTCTTTTGCGGTACCGAACACACTTCGATGTCTGCCAAAGTGTTCGACGGGCTGGGCGGCGAGTTGCAGGATGCCGTGATGGAATCGTCCTACTTCACCCAGGCCCTGATCCAGGGCGCGAACGAGGCGGCGCTGCTGAACACTGTTGGATTCTCGGATCCGCAATTGCCGCATACCATATTCGCGGAAAACGGCGTGCGCCCGGCCTTCCTGCCGGAAGACCAGATCAAGCTGGCCGAGGAAATGTGCGCTCCGAACTACAACCCCGAGCCATGGGCGCAGTGGCGCGAGCGGCTGAACAAGTGGGCCGGTGGCATCGACACATACCAGGAGATCTACGACATCGCGCGCGAGATCCCCGCGGACACGCTGCCGGAAAATGTCGAGCCGCGCCGCTGGTGGAAGGGCGAGGCCTGA
- a CDS encoding glycoside hydrolase family 99-like domain-containing protein, producing MSSTITDREFGNIRTIAFYLPQFHPIPENDEWWGKGFTEWTNVAKAKPLFTGHYQPHLPTDLGYYDLRVRETRLEQIEMAKASGIDGFCYHYYWFSGKRLLERPVDEMLADPESDMPFCLCWANENWTRRWDAAEHEILIEQKYKPEDDLEFIKSIEPFFRDPRYITLDGAPFLIVYRPQHLKNSRKTVQVWRDYCASVGIPKIHLACALTHRNWDYASYGFDSGVEFPPHSINVPNLSPEVDLFDEFQGHCVDFSAIAEQYLGHSYGPENNVHRSVFPSWDNTARRKENAMVVLNGTPENYEYWLSRALRKTAQDFPDQERFVFVNAWNEWAEGCHLEPDREYGHGFLHATKAALQGSKLTDWTHVGVPEISRRGETTEGIAHPVPYGANKSLAKRAFRLLRDTVSGRLLKQWLSAARTK from the coding sequence ATGTCCTCGACAATCACGGATCGTGAATTCGGCAATATCAGGACAATTGCCTTCTACCTACCTCAGTTTCATCCGATTCCGGAAAACGATGAATGGTGGGGCAAAGGGTTCACCGAGTGGACAAATGTTGCAAAAGCCAAGCCGCTTTTCACCGGGCATTATCAGCCTCATCTTCCTACGGATCTGGGGTATTATGACCTGCGTGTCCGCGAAACGCGGCTTGAGCAGATCGAGATGGCCAAGGCCAGCGGAATTGATGGTTTCTGCTACCACTATTACTGGTTTTCCGGAAAGCGCCTGCTCGAACGTCCCGTCGACGAAATGCTTGCGGATCCCGAAAGCGATATGCCGTTTTGTCTTTGCTGGGCGAATGAGAACTGGACCCGCCGCTGGGATGCGGCCGAGCACGAGATTCTCATTGAACAGAAATACAAGCCCGAGGATGATCTGGAGTTCATCAAGTCGATCGAGCCGTTTTTCCGGGATCCCCGCTACATTACATTGGATGGCGCTCCGTTCCTGATTGTTTATCGGCCGCAGCATCTGAAGAACTCGCGCAAGACCGTGCAGGTCTGGCGTGATTATTGCGCCTCTGTCGGAATTCCGAAAATCCATCTGGCTTGTGCGCTGACGCATCGAAACTGGGACTACGCGTCATACGGGTTTGATTCCGGTGTGGAATTCCCGCCCCACAGCATCAACGTGCCCAACCTCTCGCCAGAGGTGGACCTGTTCGACGAATTCCAAGGCCATTGCGTTGATTTTTCAGCGATCGCAGAACAGTATCTGGGTCACAGCTATGGGCCCGAGAACAATGTTCATCGATCGGTTTTTCCGTCCTGGGACAACACTGCCCGGCGGAAGGAAAATGCCATGGTCGTATTGAACGGAACACCGGAAAACTACGAATACTGGCTTTCGCGTGCCTTGCGCAAAACCGCGCAGGATTTCCCTGACCAGGAACGTTTTGTTTTTGTGAATGCATGGAATGAATGGGCGGAAGGATGTCACCTGGAACCGGATCGCGAGTACGGGCATGGGTTTTTGCACGCGACCAAGGCCGCTCTCCAAGGTTCAAAGCTGACCGACTGGACGCATGTGGGTGTGCCCGAGATTTCGCGCCGTGGCGAAACTACGGAAGGCATCGCGCATCCTGTTCCATATGGTGCCAATAAATCATTGGCCAAACGTGCTTTCCGTCTTTTGCGCGATACGGTCAGCGGTCGCTTGCTGAAGCAATGGCTGTCCGCAGCCCGTACAAAATAG
- a CDS encoding GMC family oxidoreductase — MEVDYAVVGAGSSGCVIANRLSADPNTTVALLEAGGRDTNPWIHIPVGYFKTMHNPSVDWCYRTEPDPGLNGRSIDWPRGKVLGGSSSLNGLLYVRGQKEDYDRWRQMGNVGWGWEDVLPLFKRSEDQERGEDPYHGVGGPLSVSNMRIQRPICDAWVAAAQAAGYPFNPDYNGADQEGVGYFQLTTRNGRRCSSAVAYLKPIRNRQNLNIITNALVTRITLDGKQATGLVYRDRAGNEKTLKVRREIILSGGAINSPQILMLSGIGDPDHLKKNGIDPVHALPNVGKRLQDHLQARLVFKCNEPTLNDEVRSLINQARIALKYALFRAGPMTMAASLATGFMKTRPDVETPDIQFHVQPWSADSPGEGVHPFSAFTMSVCQLRPESRGELHLNGPDPSQHVKIIPNYLSTETDCRTIVDGVNIARRIAQHNPLASKISEEFRPTSQLSTDDYEGTLDWVRSNSVSIYHPTGTCAMGTNETAVVDPALKVRGIGNLRVADCSIMPEIVSGNTNAPAIMIGEKASDLLAAGT, encoded by the coding sequence ATGGAAGTGGATTATGCGGTAGTTGGCGCGGGGTCTTCGGGTTGTGTCATCGCCAACCGGCTCAGCGCCGACCCCAACACGACCGTCGCGTTGCTGGAGGCCGGCGGCCGCGATACCAACCCCTGGATCCACATCCCGGTTGGCTATTTCAAGACCATGCACAACCCTTCGGTGGACTGGTGTTACAGGACCGAGCCTGATCCCGGTCTGAACGGGCGCTCGATCGACTGGCCGCGCGGGAAAGTGCTGGGCGGCTCATCCTCACTGAACGGTCTGCTCTATGTGCGCGGCCAAAAGGAAGATTATGACCGCTGGCGCCAGATGGGGAATGTCGGCTGGGGCTGGGAAGACGTGCTGCCGCTGTTCAAACGCAGCGAAGATCAAGAGCGCGGCGAAGACCCGTATCACGGCGTCGGTGGGCCGCTGTCGGTGTCGAACATGCGCATTCAGCGGCCGATCTGCGACGCATGGGTCGCGGCAGCGCAAGCCGCCGGATACCCGTTCAATCCGGATTACAACGGCGCAGATCAGGAAGGCGTGGGGTATTTTCAGCTGACCACGCGCAATGGGCGCAGGTGCAGCTCGGCCGTGGCGTATCTGAAACCCATTCGAAACCGGCAAAACCTGAACATCATCACAAACGCATTGGTGACACGCATAACGCTGGATGGGAAACAGGCGACGGGACTTGTCTATCGGGATCGCGCAGGCAATGAGAAAACCCTGAAGGTTCGGCGCGAAATCATCCTGTCCGGTGGGGCAATCAACTCTCCTCAAATTCTGATGCTGTCGGGTATCGGCGACCCGGACCACCTGAAGAAAAACGGCATCGATCCGGTCCATGCCTTGCCCAATGTCGGCAAAAGGCTGCAAGATCATTTGCAGGCCCGTCTCGTTTTCAAATGCAATGAGCCCACATTGAATGACGAGGTGCGCAGCCTTATCAATCAGGCCCGCATTGCCCTCAAATACGCTTTGTTCCGCGCCGGTCCGATGACCATGGCGGCCAGCCTTGCGACCGGATTCATGAAAACACGCCCGGACGTGGAAACACCCGACATTCAATTCCATGTGCAGCCCTGGTCCGCCGACAGCCCCGGCGAAGGCGTACATCCGTTTTCCGCCTTCACCATGTCCGTATGCCAGCTGCGACCGGAAAGTAGGGGTGAACTGCATCTGAACGGCCCGGACCCGTCACAGCATGTGAAGATCATTCCGAACTATCTGTCGACGGAAACGGATTGCCGGACCATCGTTGACGGTGTGAACATCGCCCGCAGAATCGCTCAGCATAATCCGCTGGCATCGAAGATTTCCGAAGAGTTCCGCCCGACGTCACAACTTTCGACCGACGATTACGAGGGCACGCTGGACTGGGTCAGGTCGAATTCCGTTTCGATCTATCACCCAACGGGGACCTGCGCGATGGGTACGAATGAAACCGCAGTCGTAGATCCTGCGCTAAAGGTTCGCGGCATCGGAAACCTGCGGGTCGCGGATTGTTCGATCATGCCCGAAATCGTCAGCGGCAACACAAACGCTCCGGCGATCATGATCGGAGAAAAAGCGAGTGACTTGCTTGCCGCCGGAACATAG
- a CDS encoding bifunctional 2-polyprenyl-6-hydroxyphenol methylase/3-demethylubiquinol 3-O-methyltransferase UbiG, translating into MQNQTKLYSSRIEARNKHHGRITVSDRHTYEYDIDMNSDVAPARVLRMVKPGSKVLEIGAGPGSITRHLSGTLECDVVALEIDPSAIEKLKPFARSVYPMDLNDASWSDIVREKDGVFDYVIAADVLEHVYDPWSVLSGMKSLLNDTGSVILSLPHVGHAAIAGCLVDEDFEYRDWGLLDRTHVRFFGIKNVQHLLNSQGMSIEQAEFVVRTPEMTEFCHRWSRLPQDVQAALQRNRYSHVFQVVSRSVPKERAENDIYLMGLPVEQPDEETRQHWTNMMAGLPLSEEIDLQSTIGPVDASAASRVEPGPLAKKKKKSLARLLGLKK; encoded by the coding sequence TTGCAGAACCAGACCAAACTATATAGCAGCCGAATTGAAGCACGAAATAAGCATCACGGAAGAATTACAGTGAGCGATAGACATACTTACGAATACGACATTGATATGAACAGTGATGTAGCACCCGCACGTGTGCTGCGCATGGTAAAGCCCGGGTCCAAGGTGCTTGAGATCGGGGCCGGGCCTGGTTCGATCACGCGCCATCTTTCCGGTACTTTGGAATGTGATGTTGTGGCGCTCGAGATCGACCCTTCGGCGATCGAAAAGCTAAAACCGTTTGCCCGTTCGGTGTATCCGATGGATCTCAACGATGCTTCATGGAGTGACATCGTTCGCGAAAAAGACGGGGTATTCGACTACGTGATCGCAGCAGACGTTCTGGAACACGTTTACGACCCGTGGAGCGTTCTTTCAGGCATGAAATCGCTGTTGAACGACACGGGATCGGTTATTCTTTCGCTGCCGCATGTTGGCCATGCAGCGATTGCCGGTTGTCTTGTCGATGAAGATTTTGAATATCGTGACTGGGGCCTGTTGGATAGAACCCATGTCCGGTTCTTCGGCATCAAAAACGTTCAGCACCTGCTCAATTCGCAGGGTATGAGCATTGAGCAAGCCGAATTTGTGGTTCGTACGCCAGAGATGACGGAGTTCTGTCACCGGTGGAGTCGTCTGCCACAGGATGTCCAGGCCGCCTTGCAGCGCAATCGCTATTCCCACGTCTTCCAGGTCGTAAGCAGATCGGTCCCCAAAGAACGTGCCGAGAATGATATCTACCTGATGGGCTTGCCCGTCGAACAACCCGATGAAGAGACCAGGCAGCATTGGACCAACATGATGGCAGGTCTGCCCCTGTCCGAAGAGATTGATCTGCAATCGACTATCGGGCCGGTGGACGCGAGCGCCGCTTCCCGAGTCGAGCCCGGCCCACTGGCGAAGAAGAAAAAAAAATCTCTGGCGCGGCTGTTGGGGTTGAAGAAGTAA
- a CDS encoding glycoside hydrolase family 99-like domain-containing protein, giving the protein MSIKDTLLYHLLTAASKLSPPLSPRTARRFRNSAKKRDPKRGWDKPGQSNRQGFEAVGQAEEFKPFDPPAKADPAVRAIAHYLPQFHPFKENDEWWGKGFTEWTNVGKAVPNFPGHYQPHCPIHLGYYDLRLPEIMVEQARIAKSYGIGGFSYYYYWFGGKTLMEHPLEQMLGNPEVDMPFCLTWANENWTRRWDGRAHDVLIAQNHSIEDSLNLLRHIRKYFDDPRYIRIDGKPVFIVYRANIIPNIEETTAAWRKEAQSWGEPDLYLIAAQTFDIGDPEKLGFDAAMEFPPHQVKRTDITDEMGIYNPEFTGAVLDYQAVVEAELQKPEPEYKLFRSSTLSWDNTARNQDAPRIMGRFSIDAYRRWTEHLCRQVLAQEKYSADEKIVFINAWNEWAEGTHLEPDRKYGFAYLQATYDALPKKSESQINT; this is encoded by the coding sequence ATGTCCATCAAAGATACCCTGCTTTACCATCTGCTGACCGCTGCGTCGAAACTCAGCCCACCTTTGTCGCCACGTACGGCAAGACGGTTCAGAAATTCAGCCAAGAAAAGAGACCCCAAACGGGGTTGGGACAAACCGGGGCAATCAAACAGGCAGGGATTTGAAGCCGTTGGTCAGGCTGAAGAGTTCAAACCCTTCGACCCGCCTGCGAAAGCTGATCCCGCAGTACGGGCGATCGCGCATTACCTGCCGCAATTTCACCCATTCAAAGAGAATGATGAATGGTGGGGCAAAGGCTTTACCGAATGGACCAATGTCGGAAAGGCCGTTCCGAATTTTCCGGGCCATTACCAACCTCATTGTCCGATTCATCTGGGTTACTACGACTTGCGGTTGCCAGAGATCATGGTCGAACAGGCGCGGATCGCGAAGTCTTACGGGATAGGAGGGTTCTCCTATTACTACTACTGGTTCGGCGGAAAGACCCTGATGGAACACCCGCTCGAACAAATGTTGGGCAATCCTGAAGTCGACATGCCTTTTTGCCTGACATGGGCAAATGAAAACTGGACGCGCCGATGGGACGGGCGGGCGCATGACGTTCTTATCGCGCAGAACCATTCGATCGAGGATTCCCTGAATCTTCTCCGCCATATACGCAAATACTTTGATGATCCGCGCTACATTCGGATTGATGGGAAACCGGTTTTCATCGTTTACCGTGCGAACATCATACCGAATATCGAAGAAACAACCGCGGCATGGCGAAAAGAGGCGCAGAGCTGGGGCGAGCCGGACCTGTATCTCATCGCTGCCCAGACTTTCGATATTGGCGATCCCGAGAAACTGGGTTTCGACGCTGCTATGGAGTTCCCTCCGCATCAGGTAAAGCGCACCGACATCACGGATGAGATGGGGATCTACAATCCAGAGTTCACAGGAGCCGTTCTGGATTATCAAGCCGTGGTCGAGGCAGAGCTTCAAAAGCCGGAACCTGAATACAAGTTGTTTCGGTCCTCCACGCTTTCCTGGGACAATACCGCGCGCAATCAGGATGCTCCTCGGATTATGGGCCGGTTTTCAATCGATGCCTACAGGCGCTGGACGGAACATTTGTGTCGTCAGGTTCTCGCGCAGGAAAAATACAGTGCCGACGAAAAAATCGTTTTCATAAACGCATGGAACGAGTGGGCAGAGGGGACTCATCTGGAGCCTGACCGAAAATATGGCTTTGCCTATCTTCAGGCGACGTATGACGCGTTGCCCAAGAAGTCTGAAAGTCAGATCAATACGTGA
- a CDS encoding phosphotransferase family protein, which yields MQVNFTNVIGGGKLNGIPAEYGVSRMTSSGLELDTERLSTYLGRHIEGFAGPLSYRKFSGGQSNPTYLLKAGGSKYVLRRKPPGDLLPSAHAVDREYRVLKALHGTAVPVAKPYVLCEDTDVIGSMFYVMSFQEGRIFWNPALPELDVADHHPVFDEMIRVLAALHSVDTGAVGLSDFGKPGNYFQRQYSRWTKQYRAAETSTLPEMEQLMGWLSRNLPDGDGSVSLIHGDFRIDNFIFASDAPQIAAVLDWELSTLGHPMADLGYFCVCLRLPPTGLIRGLQGLDRAALNIPSEAEMIERYCSLRDLPEIENWTFYLAFSFFRMAAIAQGVYSRALAGNASNENAMAFKDLVAPLAQMALDEIAAATH from the coding sequence ATGCAAGTAAATTTCACAAATGTCATTGGGGGCGGTAAGCTGAATGGCATCCCGGCGGAATACGGAGTTTCACGCATGACCTCATCCGGCCTCGAACTCGATACCGAGCGGCTTTCGACATATTTGGGGCGTCATATCGAAGGCTTCGCCGGCCCATTGTCCTATCGCAAGTTTTCGGGCGGGCAGTCGAACCCAACCTATCTGCTGAAGGCCGGTGGTTCGAAATACGTGCTGCGCCGCAAACCGCCGGGCGACCTGCTGCCTTCGGCCCATGCCGTGGATCGGGAATATCGTGTTCTCAAGGCACTTCATGGCACTGCGGTTCCGGTCGCCAAACCTTACGTGCTGTGTGAGGACACGGATGTCATCGGTTCCATGTTCTATGTCATGAGCTTCCAGGAGGGCCGGATTTTCTGGAACCCGGCGCTGCCCGAGTTGGACGTGGCCGACCATCATCCGGTGTTCGACGAAATGATCCGGGTTCTGGCCGCGCTGCATTCGGTTGACACAGGCGCCGTCGGCCTGTCCGACTTCGGCAAGCCGGGAAACTATTTCCAACGCCAGTACAGCCGCTGGACCAAACAGTATCGCGCCGCAGAAACAAGTACCCTTCCCGAGATGGAACAGCTTATGGGCTGGCTGTCGCGCAACCTGCCCGATGGTGACGGTTCGGTCAGTCTGATCCACGGTGACTTTCGCATAGACAATTTTATCTTCGCTTCGGATGCCCCGCAGATCGCCGCGGTTCTGGATTGGGAATTGTCGACGCTGGGCCACCCGATGGCTGATCTGGGCTATTTCTGTGTGTGTCTCAGATTGCCGCCCACCGGTCTGATCCGGGGGCTGCAAGGGCTGGATCGCGCTGCTTTGAACATCCCTTCCGAAGCTGAGATGATCGAGCGGTATTGTTCGCTGCGTGACCTGCCAGAGATTGAAAACTGGACTTTCTATCTGGCGTTTTCCTTTTTCCGGATGGCTGCGATTGCACAGGGTGTTTACAGCCGTGCGCTGGCGGGAAATGCATCGAACGAGAACGCGATGGCGTTCAAGGATCTGGTGGCCCCTCTGGCGCAAATGGCGCTCGACGAAATCGCCGCTGCAACGCACTGA
- a CDS encoding LysR family transcriptional regulator, translating into MTTKLNKIDLNLFVIFDAIYTERNLTRVAERLSITQPAVSNALTRLRKTLNDPLFVKTGTGMQPTALAESISDRISAALHQLQAASAQGERFDPFTSKRLFRVSLVDLHSLIILPGLLSGFQRTAPQVELSLVRIPRRDTRKALQQGTIDIASDIPMPDSSYLISRTIMKDRYVCAMRPDHPLGSGPLTLERYLRLTHLHVSSRPQGASPVDIVLRKLGARRKLGLQMQSYLNIRDILHKTDMVATLTECSAREMGLRMLRLPVEVPPIELRLYRHIRSDGDEAVQWMFDQIAGRTVRANDTEQHHRVDQN; encoded by the coding sequence ATGACGACCAAGCTCAACAAGATCGACCTGAACCTTTTCGTTATTTTTGACGCCATCTACACCGAACGAAATCTGACCCGCGTTGCCGAACGCCTGTCGATCACGCAACCGGCCGTCAGCAACGCCCTGACCCGGTTGCGCAAGACACTGAACGACCCGCTTTTCGTGAAGACCGGCACGGGGATGCAGCCCACGGCGCTGGCAGAGAGCATTTCGGACAGGATCTCAGCCGCTCTTCACCAGTTGCAAGCCGCATCGGCGCAGGGTGAACGGTTCGACCCGTTCACCAGCAAACGGCTGTTCCGGGTCAGTTTGGTCGATCTTCACAGCCTCATCATCCTGCCCGGGCTTTTGTCCGGGTTTCAACGCACGGCACCCCAGGTCGAACTCAGCCTCGTGCGCATTCCCCGCCGGGATACGCGCAAGGCGTTGCAGCAGGGCACGATCGATATCGCGTCGGACATTCCGATGCCGGACAGTTCGTATCTGATCAGCCGGACCATCATGAAGGACCGTTATGTCTGTGCCATGCGACCCGACCACCCGCTGGGTTCGGGCCCATTGACGCTGGAGCGTTATCTTCGGCTGACACATCTGCATGTTTCCTCACGACCTCAGGGGGCGAGTCCGGTCGACATCGTCCTGCGCAAACTGGGTGCGCGGCGCAAACTCGGGCTTCAGATGCAAAGCTATCTGAACATCCGGGACATTCTGCACAAGACAGATATGGTTGCCACGCTGACCGAATGCAGCGCGCGTGAAATGGGGCTGCGCATGTTGAGGCTGCCGGTTGAAGTGCCTCCGATCGAACTTCGCCTTTATCGGCATATCCGGTCCGACGGCGACGAAGCCGTACAATGGATGTTCGACCAGATCGCAGGTCGCACCGTCAGAGCGAACGATACGGAACAGCATCATAGGGTCGATCAGAATTGA
- a CDS encoding glycosyltransferase family 2 protein encodes MSQITVISVCYNSSGVLPEMLSSIPKGVPTILVDNGSDDIEAVRQMARAHGATLIESPDNIGFGRACNLGAAKATTDLLFFLNPDSHLLPGALDALQEGADNHSDASAFNPAILDRKGAPRFRRYSVIIPRNETLPRKTTDSDFELPVLVGAAFLVRREAFEAVGGFDPEIFLYHEDDDLSLRLKAVCGPLFYVHNARMRHARGKSSPGSPAIAGLKGWYMGQSRVYVARKHEVPMAFGRALASALLQLLSPAVLFSARKRAKQWAFLRGVWHGRNARPAPFRP; translated from the coding sequence TTGTCACAGATTACGGTCATAAGCGTTTGTTACAACAGCAGTGGTGTACTGCCGGAGATGCTGAGTTCCATTCCGAAAGGCGTGCCGACGATTTTGGTCGACAATGGTTCGGATGATATTGAAGCGGTTCGGCAAATGGCCAGGGCACATGGCGCAACTCTGATCGAAAGCCCCGACAACATCGGGTTTGGCCGCGCCTGCAACCTTGGTGCAGCCAAGGCAACAACGGACCTGCTTTTTTTTCTGAACCCGGATTCTCACTTGCTGCCCGGAGCATTGGATGCGTTGCAAGAGGGGGCCGACAATCATTCGGATGCGTCAGCCTTCAACCCTGCAATTCTGGACCGGAAGGGGGCACCTCGTTTCAGGCGATACAGTGTGATCATTCCCCGAAATGAAACCCTGCCCAGGAAAACAACCGATTCCGATTTTGAATTGCCGGTCCTCGTCGGCGCGGCCTTCCTGGTCCGCCGCGAAGCATTCGAGGCGGTCGGCGGGTTTGATCCCGAAATCTTTCTGTATCATGAGGACGATGACCTGAGCCTGCGGCTCAAAGCCGTTTGCGGGCCACTTTTCTATGTTCACAACGCGCGGATGCGCCACGCCAGAGGCAAATCTTCGCCGGGAAGTCCAGCCATCGCTGGCCTGAAAGGCTGGTATATGGGGCAATCGCGGGTTTACGTCGCCCGCAAACATGAAGTCCCGATGGCCTTTGGTCGGGCCCTGGCATCGGCGCTGCTGCAATTGCTGTCTCCGGCTGTGTTGTTTTCAGCGAGAAAACGCGCCAAGCAATGGGCCTTCTTGCGCGGTGTCTGGCATGGCCGGAATGCCCGACCAGCCCCGTTCAGACCTTGA
- a CDS encoding acyl-CoA dehydrogenase family protein has translation MDFAPSPRAEEMHDRLKAFMQAHIYPRIRDHKEEIEAGHFPVSFMEDLKSLARAEGLWNMFLPSLRDDEPGTRLSNLDYAPLAELMGQVSWSSEVFNCNAPDTGNMELLHMFATPEQREEWLVPLLNGKIRSAFAMTEPDVASSDATNITTSIRRAGDEYVINGRKWFITNACHPNTKLFIVMGKTDPNADRHKQQSMIIVPKNTPGLEIVRNPTILNMHDPEGHAELVFKDVRVPAGNLLGEEGSGFALAQARLGPGRIHHCMRSIGAAEMALNLMVERAQERKTFGKQLSEQGVIREWIAKSRLEIEQARLLTLKAAWKIDQVGAKKAFREISLIKVVAPQVHAKVTDRAMQVFGAMGMTPDTPLADSYTWARALRYADGPDEVHLQAIAKQELKNSNYGMSAQWLTPPLR, from the coding sequence ATGGATTTTGCCCCATCGCCACGCGCCGAGGAAATGCACGACCGGCTAAAAGCCTTCATGCAGGCGCATATCTATCCGCGCATTCGCGACCACAAAGAGGAAATAGAAGCCGGCCATTTCCCGGTTTCGTTCATGGAAGACCTCAAATCGCTGGCCCGCGCCGAGGGGCTTTGGAACATGTTCCTGCCCTCCTTGCGGGATGATGAGCCCGGTACGCGGCTCAGCAACCTTGATTACGCGCCCCTGGCCGAGTTGATGGGGCAGGTGAGCTGGTCTTCGGAAGTGTTCAACTGCAACGCGCCGGATACCGGGAACATGGAATTGCTGCACATGTTCGCCACGCCCGAGCAGCGCGAAGAGTGGTTGGTGCCGCTGTTGAACGGCAAGATCCGCTCGGCCTTTGCCATGACCGAGCCGGATGTGGCGAGTTCGGACGCGACCAACATAACGACATCCATCCGGCGCGCGGGGGATGAATACGTCATCAATGGCCGCAAGTGGTTCATCACCAATGCGTGCCACCCGAACACCAAATTGTTCATCGTCATGGGCAAAACCGACCCGAACGCCGATCGCCATAAACAGCAAAGCATGATCATCGTTCCAAAGAATACGCCCGGTTTGGAGATCGTGCGCAATCCGACGATCCTGAACATGCACGATCCCGAAGGGCATGCTGAACTGGTTTTCAAGGATGTGCGCGTCCCGGCCGGCAATCTGCTGGGTGAAGAGGGCAGCGGCTTTGCACTGGCTCAGGCGCGGCTTGGGCCGGGGCGTATTCATCATTGCATGCGTTCGATCGGGGCGGCGGAAATGGCGCTGAACCTGATGGTGGAACGTGCCCAGGAACGGAAGACATTTGGCAAGCAGCTTTCGGAACAAGGCGTGATCCGTGAATGGATCGCGAAATCCCGGTTGGAGATCGAACAGGCCCGGCTGTTGACCCTGAAGGCGGCCTGGAAGATAGATCAGGTGGGCGCGAAAAAGGCGTTCCGTGAAATATCTCTGATCAAGGTTGTGGCGCCGCAGGTGCATGCAAAGGTTACGGACCGTGCAATGCAGGTTTTTGGCGCAATGGGCATGACGCCCGACACGCCATTGGCCGACAGTTACACCTGGGCCAGGGCGTTGCGCTATGCGGATGGGCCGGATGAGGTCCATCTTCAGGCTATTGCCAAACAGGAGTTGAAGAATTCCAATTATGGGATGTCCGCGCAATGGCTGACGCCGCCTCTGCGCTAG